From Maylandia zebra isolate NMK-2024a linkage group LG11, Mzebra_GT3a, whole genome shotgun sequence, one genomic window encodes:
- the LOC101471133 gene encoding uncharacterized protein LOC101471133 has product MEVLDKLAQEMFAIKAYPDKNEITSVAQELVSKHPCLKEPGNGTGYDGWATSIKFKLANYRSKLSQAECSEVADNRKKRGEEDDSGTNRFSLKKPKRGEVNFIPDAPENYNNESLENERCILEDEMKRDKNMALITQKMDITFSLRRKEVVEMQPLVKEMQLRWPGLFLKEQICAEFSRITKDLMGTFMTALDTYSLRLIKLYRIKKAAFCNDMDSLLRKFDEQVSNIVEH; this is encoded by the exons ATGGAAGTTCTAGACAAGCTGGCACAAGAAATGTTTGCAATCAAAGCCTACCCTGACAAGAATGAAATAACGTCTGTTGCCCAGGAGCTAGTTTCAAAACATCCCTGCCTCAAAGAGCCCGGCAATGGCACAGGATATGATGGTTGGGCAACAAGCATTAAGTTCAAGCTTGCCAACTACCGTTCCAAGCTAAGTCAAGCTGAATGTAGTGAAGTTGCAGACAATcgaaaaaaaagaggggaagAAGATGACAGTGGCACAAATAGATTTTCCTTAAAGAAACCAAAGCGAGGTGAAGTCAACTTTATCCCTGATGCCCCAGAAAACTACAATAATGAGTCTCTTGAAAATGAAAGATGCATTTTGGAAGATGAAATGAAGAGGGATAAGAACATGGCACTCATCACCCAAAAGATGGACATCACATTCTCTCTCAGGAGGAAAGAAGTTGTGGAGATGCAGCCCTTGGTCAAGGAAATGCAGCTCAGATGGCCAGGTCTCTTCTTGAAAGAACAG ATTTGTGCGGAATTCTCACGCATTACCAAGGATCTCATGGGGACCTTCATGACTGCCCTCGACACTTACTCACTTCGGCTGATTAAGCTGTATCGAATTAAAAAAGCTGCTTTCTGCAATGACATGGATTCCCTGTTGCGGAAGTTTGATGAACAg GTCTCAAACATAGTCGAGCATTGA